From Microcaecilia unicolor chromosome 11, aMicUni1.1, whole genome shotgun sequence, the proteins below share one genomic window:
- the LOC115480231 gene encoding probable G-protein coupled receptor 132, producing MLATLLPTSAMTLSLTPNPLLESVVPILNSSTACSQEHARCGIDFQYGQVPIACLYGVVFILGLVTNTLTLWPTMLQVQQRKNVLGIYLLNLAICDLLYIFTLPLWIFYVLKSHIWTLGGPVCYLVAFIFYSNMYISVLLLCCISLDRYLAVVYPVRVAGHTQPQDSSFVSGLVTLLVFTFHLGVSVRAGKQENATCYDGYPLQGSIASFNYFRFTTGFLLPLLVLTFSYLRIFHGVNQSSTLSSQKKNKVKRLSFAIIGIFLLCFAPYHLLLLVRTAVFSHMGPCSSCAFEQKVHVIFSVSLAVSSLNSALDPVLYVLVTDSIKEDLRKAFGCQGAGSPNTMAQVQTSMPVLQSVSLQLL from the coding sequence ATGCTGGCCACACTTCTTCCTACTTCTGCAATGACCCTCAGCCTGACTCCTAACCCCCTGCTGGAGTCTGTGGTGCCTATTTTGAATAGCAGCACTGCTTGCTCCCAGGAGCATGCCCGTTGTGGAATTGACTTCCAGTATGGCCAGGTGCCCATTGCTTGCCTATATGGTGTAGTGTTCATCCTGGGTCTGGTTACCAATACCCTGACCCTATGGCCCACCATGCTGCAGGTGCAGCAAAGGAAGAATGTCCTGGGCATCTATCTGCTGAATCTGGCCATCTGTGACCTGCTCTATATCTTCACACTACCCTTGTGGATCTTCTATGTCCtcaaaagccacatctggacactAGGAGGGCCTGTCTGCTACCTGGTGGCTTTTATCTTCTACTCCAACATGTATATCAGCGTCCTCTTACTGTGCTGTATCTCCCTGGATCGCTACCTAGCAGTTGTGTATCCTGTCCGCGTCGCTGGCCATACGCAGCCGCAAGACAGCAGCTTTGTCAGTGGCTTGGTCACCCTGCTGGTGTTCACTTTCCATCTGGGCGTGTCTGTGAGAGCTGGGAAGCAAGAAAATGCCACCTGTTATGATGGGTATCCACTGCAGGGCAGCATCGCCTCCTTTAACTACTTCCGTTTCACAACAGGCTTCCTGCTGCCACTACTGGTCCTGACTTTTTCTTATCTGAGGATTTTCCACGGTGTAAACCAAAGCAGCACACTTAGCAGCCAGAAGAAAAATAAGGTCAAGCGTCTGTCTTTTGCCATTATAGGTATATTCCTGCTCTGCTTTGCTCCGTACCACCTCCTGTTACTGGTCCGCACAGCTGTATTCTCTCACATGGGCCCCTGCTCCAGCTGTGCTTTTGAGCAGAAAGTCCATGttatcttctctgtgtccctggcTGTGTCCAGTCTGAACAGTGCTCTAGACCCTGTTCTTTATGTGCTGGTCACTGACAGTATAAAAGAGGACCTCAGGAAGGCTTTTGGCTGCCAAGGGGCTGGGAGTCCAAATACCATGGCACAAGTGCAAACTTCAATGCCAGTCTTACAGTCTGTCAGTTTGCAACTATTGTAA